In the genome of Nakaseomyces glabratus chromosome C, complete sequence, the window TCAAGCTATAATCACTTGAAGTGCTTTTTTTCCTGGAATCAGAAGTAGaatgttgttcttgaaatgTCTGCTTTGTGGGATACAATATGAAAATAAGAGTACAAGCAGCCAAGAAAATCAGGACGTATTTTCTTGACTGTCTTCTCAACCTAAACTTCATAATAGGTTGCATATCTAACCCTCAGCAGTAATTAAAGCACAAAATTTGGCCCTGTACTTTTGCTAGCAGATTATAAGCTCTCGGTAGAATTTCCACGTCGTGAAGTGCTGCTTATATATAGAGCACGCAAAGTAGAGTAAAAATCTAGCTGCCACTGATTATTTAAATCAGCCACTCTTTATATAAAGGATGTAAAgttcttttgaagaatcCCACTCAAGACTTTCATCTGTCTTTGAGATATTCTACAAAGACATTCCAATTCCTTAGGGACATTCCAAAGAAACATACCGAATAGACATACCAAAGAGAAATTCTATCGAGACACTACTACGAATTGTACACAGTAAAGGCAGCATAGGATGACAAGTGGCTGCACTGCCATAGCAAACCCCAAGATTTTGCCTTGGCAATACAAGAGACCCTGGTGAATAAAGTTAAGGATTGTCAGCTTTCAGTAAGCATTTAGTGTAAGTCACTATTAGCCCTGCGAGAGGTTTCTTGGTCTGACCAATCTGATGATTTGCACAAAAATGCCTCGAGAAACTGGCTGCAAGAAAGTATGTTGGACATTCGTCATTGAGAACCCCTAACGACATTTCTGAGCCATTTATTTACATAATCTCGATAACTGTCAAAAGTCTGTCCACTATTTGCTGTAGAGTAGAGGAATAATATTTGTACTAGTCGACTATCGCCCTTTTATGTCAACTGAAGGTAAAATTACAAtcttatattattttaattatttaCATTGAGGCCTAAAGAAGTGGGAAATATAGTATTAGTATGAAGAGGTGTCTTACTCGGCATTGTACCAAATATCTATTAGATTGGTGACTCTCGATTTGGTCTCGTCGTTATACTTAATGGATCTACCACTAAAGTCCTTGACGTTGGAATCCACAAAGGCACATCTCATAGTGTTGCCACAGTCCGGGATGACGACCCATTCCTTCTGGCTGACCTTCGGTGCTAAGTAGCCATCGATCCGTATCTTGGATTTGTAAATAGTTTCAGCATTACCGTAGTTACCATAACGCACCTCGTAATACTCTTCATCAGCTGCAAAATCTTCCACCAGCAGATCTGGGTTTTTGCACGTCCTGCCTCCACCAGATATCCATAGCAAATTGTCCTTGTCATCATTGTGTGCGATTTGAGTACCACAGACAAAGTTCATCTTGTCTGCTTCCGAGTAACTTATAGAACCAACGATACCAGCGTCTCTTGGGTCTAGTCTAAATGTTTCGCCAGCAGCAAAAGCACCTAATATGAGCGCATCAGCACCGGTACCGACGCATGCCCTAAATGTATCGTGTTGGTGCAATAACTCTGTGATAGCAAATGTCTGGAATCTGAGCTTCTTATTGAACACAATTAAGCCAGGATCAACATGATTTGACTTCCTTTGAAAGCAGAACTCGGAAAGAGCTTTGTCTTCAGAAGTGGCAGGGTTTCTCACTTGTTTTGTAAATAGTTTGTGATGTAGATCAGTTTTCAACACCTGGTGCTCTTCAGTAGTTGGTTCCAAGAAAATAGCTGCTTCAGGACAGTATTTTGGattctttttcttgatatCTCTGTTCCTCCAGAACAAGATATGTCTTGAAGTGTAAGGttcaagttgaaaaaaCTTTTCTGTTCCAACAAATGGTATTACATCTACATCTAGCAATagaacttcttcaaaggtATTAAACATTGCAGCAAACCATTTATTATGCATTCctataatattttcatctGCATATTCAGCATCAATTATAGGGCTGAGATCAACAACTGAAACATCCTGGTTAGTTTTTACTGCGTAAGACTTTATCAGTTCTTTGTCTGCCAAAGTTAATGTTTCGCCCTTATCAATAATCTGAATAGGTAGTTTGTTACCTTGTTGATTCAACACAGCAAATAAAGAATGTAACATTCTAATTTCCTTTGGGGAAACTGATACCGCGATACCTTTACCCTTTGCCATATTCCTCCAAGTAGGAATGAACTTTGCATTATACTCACTTACAGATAAATCAGTGGTTGGTTCTTCTGTAATAACACCTGTACGTaagttttcaattcttgGATACAAGTATTCTGTGGTACTCCCGTCAGTCTGCTTCAAAAACATAAAcagttttttttggaaGACATATGCTTCATTGGGGGAGAACCCTGCCGCCTTGAAAGTATCCAAGATGTCAATATCTTCGTCCATGAAGCAGTACTTGTATGTTCTCATACGTTCAATGGCCAATTGCATATTTCTGtaatcttctttttcttctctctcAGTCAAAATGTCAGCGTTGTCCCACTTGGGATCCAAATAAAACCCTTGTAGAAGCAACGCACATTGGTCAGCCTTACTAGCTTTATCCCAGTTGGAGAGCACGGAACGCTCATGTAAATCTCTCCCATTGTTACCGAATGGGAAtagtttcttcaagaacatCAATCTGCCTGGCTTCTtctcattttcatatatcCTGGAAGAGACATATTTGAAGACTGAGTATTTAGAAGCAAATGTGGACCCTTGCTCCAGACTCAAGTTCAGCAAGTCGTATCCTTGTCTATCATCGACAGAAGAACCACCAAAAACagtaaatataatgaacAGCAACGAAACGCAAAGAGAAATAGTCACGCAATGTTGCCTCAAGACCTTCTTAGTCCTGTACACAAGCAGGCTCTTCTTCATATACAGCTTTTCCATGGTGCATGCCGTGTTTTACCTTATGCTGATACAAAAGCGTCTAATACTCAGAGTCTTGTATGAAATATGTGACAAATACGGGACTATTCCTTTCCAAACCACCCTTCATGATTTCTTGCAACGATCGCTGAAACATCGTTTGAGGTAAATCCTATGCAGCGAAAGGTTCCATGCCTCGAGAGATTTTCGATTTTTGCAACAATAGAATGTGAAGTGTACGGGAACTTCTGTGTAGAGACAAAACGTTCCTATGGACCATCTTCAAAATGTCTCAGAAAATGCAATGACATATGGATAAAGATGCTTTCAGTGCTAAGCACACTGTGTTTCTATTGCAAGTATTTGAATTTTAGCAAGATCATAGTTGTGATTTAGTTTCGTATATTAAGTTACTATTAGTTGTATAGGTGGCTTTACTGTTAGAAAGCGTGATttaaaagtatatataaattaagTTATGGGTATTGATGGAtgatacaaagaaaaatacaatGATGCTGAGTGCAAATGGATGGggttttcaaatttttgcTGAGTTCCAAAATTCAGAGATTCTGTTCACTTTTTGCTTTTCCTCGTCGGTCAATCTGACAAGAGTCCCCTTATCTTTCTCTCTATTATCGTCAACGTGGGCGCAATACATATACTGCCTACATTCACTTAGTTGTAGCCACTTGTTTACTGTTGTATCAGGAATAATGAAACCATCTATGTTTAACCTAGAAGAGTAGACGGCCTTTAGATTGTCTACGTTctgatatctttttttgtagtattCTTCATCCTTATTAAAATCTTCCTCTGCACAGTCAAATTTACAAGTTCTTAGACCACCATTAGACCACAGAAGTCTATTGTCTTCGTCACTGTGTCCCATTTGTGTTGCGCATATGTAATGCCTAGAGAACTCCTTCTCGTAGCCAACGGTACCTATAATCGCTGCACTCTGAGCTTCTAACGTGTAACTCTCGCCAACCATATATGCACCAAGCATGAAAAGCTCTTTATCACCGTAAGTGCATCTTCCGAACCTGGTATGACTATGCAAGATCTCGGACATGATTAAACTGTGTATCTTGTCTTTCTTGTCAATAACCACCAGACCACTGTCAACATGGTGCAGATACATCTTCTGGAAAAACTCATACAGGGCTCTCCCTTCAGAATCCTTAGCATCCTTGAGCCCCGAATCTGTTAGTCTGTAGCTCAAGGTTGTGCCTATGAGATTGTGTTCTTCAAGAGTTGGTTCAAAGTATGGTGCCATCTCTACACAGAAGTGTAACGTACGTTCATGTGTAATATCCCTGTCTCTCCATAATCTCAAACCCGTCTTTTTGTATGACTTTGATTTCAGGAAATCTTCAGCAGGCACGTATGGGATAGCATCGGCATCTATCAGAATTAATTCTTCGAAAGTATTGAAGATGGCAGCGTACCACTTGTTATGAAAGTTCTGGATAGAGTTTTCAGCAAAATCTGGATCGATAACTGGGCTCAAATCAACCACATAAACATCTTGCTCCATCTCTATAGCATATTCTTTGATCTTTTGCTCCAACTCGGCATTAATTTCTGTACCTTTGTGCACAACCTGAATAGGCAATTTGTTACCGAGTTCCTTCCAAACTCTGAACTGTTGACGTAAAAGAGGGACATCCGATTGGCTTACAGTTAAAACGATACCTTTCCCGCGGGATAGCTTACGCCAATTCCCAATGATGTTTGCGTTATATTCTTGAGGTGTTAGCTTGGTCTTAGGTTTGGAGACAACCTCACCACTTTTCACGTTCTTTATGGCTGGGTGGAAGTAGTCGGTGTTGCTAGCAGTGATATCTCTGAAGAAATAGAACATCCTCTTTTGAAAATCATATGCGTCAACGTCAGGTATACTCAgtcttttgaaaaattctaTAGGTTCAATGTCGTTATCCAGGAAGCACTGCTTGTAGATTTTTATCCTTTCTCCCGCTAGTTGTAGATTCAGATCTTCTACACTTTCGTTATCATATGCAGTCATGATATCACGGTTACTCCAATGAGGGTGTGCCTTATACATGCTCTTCACCAACAGTAGACACTTTTGATACTTGGAACTGCTGTTCCAATCGACAAGACCATCCTTTGGCTTATTCAGAAATGGCAGCAGTTTCTTCACGGTGCTAGAACGGGTCTTCTCTGAGTTCAGAAGATAGTTGTTCACATAGCTGAAAGGCGAAACTGGAGAAGCGTGCTTCAATCCGGAAGTGTAATCTTGGGTATCGGCCACATTCACAGTACTTACAACAGTTGTGAGAGTATTGCTGTAGAAGACAAACGTCAGTGACAAGATCACTATAATCGCTAAAATGTACCTTCTCAGCAGACTCTTAGTCCTGCGATTCATGCCTAAATGGTCGTTAATGTGTTTCGTTGGGCCCTTGTACTTGCCCAGGACATAAAAGATAATTAGCAGAGGTAGTGAATAATGGCAGatgtttttatattattttaattaACTTCTGTGCTTTCCGGATGGTACGCTGCAACAcgaaataaaaaaaattaatgagCAACAGGGATGACTAGgaaaaacttttcaaaacaTGTAGTGCTAGGGAATGCAGGCTGGTGCAGCTTGCTTCGCAGATTAATTTGAACAGAAAATTGGTTGAAACTCCTTCGTGATTCCAGATTACCGTGAATGGGTTCATCAACTGTACATCAAACTCCCAAATAGGAGAGTAAACATGGGATTGGAGTGGGCAATAACAGGGAGAACCTTTTTTGTGCTCCTTGCATCAAGTGTAGAAATCCCATGTTGTCTTGTGTTGCTTTGGCATGTGTATAATATTATGAGGACCGTAGGGGGCCTTCCATTATCtgggaaaaagaaatgcaGGGAAACGGCACAAAGAAtggaaaaagaataaatgcTTCCAACCAGATTTGAACTGATGATCTCCACATTACTAGTGTGGCGCCTTACCAACTTGGCCATAGAAGCTTAATAATTTAACGATGGCTCACTTTCAAGTTTGGCGTCTCATGGCATTGCTCAGAGCAGTTGTATAAGCATGAAGGTTGTGCTTGATAAACCTGCAGTGCTCAACTAGAAGTGGGATAATAATGGCTGAGTACAGTGCCAGTAGTACTTTAAAGCCGCTAGATGGAGTGGGACGGTTTGATCCCATTTATAAAGCGCGATATTCGACAGTTAAGGTTGtcaaattgatgaaatgggTTAAAACTGTAAGCCCCCTCCCCATTGGCATTTCTACAGTACCATCTTTATATAATTAACAAGAACTTGGTAAATAGTTCCTGCAAAGGTCAAATAActgaaataataatgaaaaggGAAGCAGTTACATGTTCTTGGGGATCGTAGAATAATGGTCCAAAATCAATAACCTCCCGATTGAAATTAATGTATGGAATAATACTTGAAGAGTTAGACAAATGTATATAGtagaaaaatgaaaagaagaataactgaaaatatatatcttACTTTGAGATTGAGTTCTTTGTTTAGTGCCAATAAAACCCATATTAGTACACTTGAAATTAACAAGGATAACTTAAGAGAGCAATTCAATAGATGACGATGACAGAGAAGCAGATGGTGACTCGTCTCGCTGTAGCACTTGCTTGGTAGCCATGATTTTCCCAATATCCCAATTGATGAAAGTAATATTGGTTGGGACTAAATTTTGTATGAGAATCTCTATTGTTGAATCGATATCTTAGTAGCACTTATACCGCTTCAGAAAATCAAGACTAGAGCATACCTAATTTCCtcattaataaaatatttagaCAGCAGTATCAAATTAACCAGCTAATGCCAAAGAATAGAATATCTGGATGTCGGTCTATATCAAGTATTCGGTTTATGTAGACTATACATCTCTACTGAGGCAAATAGCACATTTTCTTACTGCCGTGAATGAGAGGCTATTTGGATGTGAAGATTCGAATCGCATATGTTGCTCCTGAAATACTATTTAACAATTACATCCACTTATATTAATTGACTAAATTTGGTGAAGATACTTCTGTGGTAATATGTGTAAGACAGTCACTGAACTTGGCATGCTTTGCAAGACTTTTTACTGAAACTCCAATTGTTCCTCAGTATTGACAGATTTTTATGCATTGAATGAATTCCGACTTATCGAATGTTTTGATTAATAAACAGATGTTATcaatattgatattatataaGAAGTTTACGAATTCGACTGACGATTTAAAAAGAGGGTGAATAACGCAACGCATGATAACAAGTACGCATAATATAAACGGTACCCGGAAGTTGGCTGATTAGTTATCACATTTTATCCCTATGTGTATCTTACATGAACAAAATGGAAATTATAGCATGAATTCATAGCTAACCTGtatgaatatttttgagAAACTACAATTAAAGAATATAATGAGTCAGTATATTCAGTATTCAAAGTATATCTAAGTGGCATATATGTATTATAGGATTGTTTGTAAAACCTCATTGAGACTTCTCTTCGTAATTCATTGTTTCTTTGCATTTTGTACATATTTAATTATCTTGTCATTGTCTTTGACGCCGTCAGTCTCTACACCACCTGAGACGTCAACACCAATTACACCAGGCAACCCCACCGCCTCCATGACGTTTTCTGCAGTTAGTCCACCCGCTAGTATATAAAATACGTTATTCTGTTCGCTTGCCCAGGAGGAAATACTGGACCAGTCCAGCTTTTCACCTGTACCGCCTGCCTCGGAGTCGAACAATGGTAGACATACCAAGGGTTTTCTTTGACACACTTGTGTTACAACATCGACATCTCTAGGGAATATGACTCTTTTGATTATTGGTTTCTTAATGACGTTATAGTACTCTGGCCATGATTCATCACCATGTAATTGGATTATGTCAAGGTCATATTCCTCAGAAAGCCGATGTACGTCCTCAACAGATTGATTCCTGAACACCCCCACCAGCTTTGTAGTACCTGATTTGTGAATCAATTTGGATATTTCACGAGCCACAGCGCTCTCGATAGTCCGCTTCCTGTTGGGGACACATATGATCCCTATCAAATCAGCGCCTGCTTGAAGCGCAGTTTCGGCAGCCTCGACGGTTTGAATCCCGCAAACTTTTACCAGCTTATCATTCTTGTCGAGTAACGAATCAAATGACATCTTGTTGGTGTGTTGGTTATGTTTCCAAGACTCTGTACAGCTCTATAAGACTAGTAGGTCTGATATAGCTCGTTACCATAACATCATTTTCTGTACAAAAACGCTGGAACAATTCCGATAAGGATGTGAACAAGCTTGAAAATATAGATATAGATATGGAAATAATATACAGGATAGAAAGTAGAAACTTTAAAAGATTATGttattaaaatttaatataaaaaccCCACCCGATGtgaaatatacaaaaagaATGATTAATAAAACATGAAAcgaaaataaatgaaagGTAATCGTAGAAAAGATTTGTGTGTATCTAAAATCATAAAAAGTAATTGTACAACAATCCCTGTGTGCTTAGGATCTTTCACCTCTCAATCTTCTAGCCAACTTGATATCCTTCTTTTGGATGGTAACACGCTTAGCGTGGATAGCGGCCAAGTTGGTGTCTTCGAACAAAGAGACCAAGTAAGCTTCAACGGATTCCTGTAGAGCACCGATGGCAGAGGATTGGAATCTTAGATCGGTCTTGAAATCTTGGGCGATTTCTCTGACTAGTCTTTGGAAAGGCAACTTTCTGATCAAAAGTTCAGTAGACTTTTGGAATCTTCTGATTTCTCTCAAAGCGACGGTACCTGGCTTATATCTGTGAGGCTTCTTGACACCACCGGTAGATGGAGCGGATTTTCTGGCAGCCTTAGAAGCTAGTTGCTTTCTTGGGGCCTTACCACCAGTAGACTTTCTTGCGGTTTGCTTGGTTCTAGCCATTATGTATGTGTTgtgttttgttgttgttttttttagttaCAGTTTCTGTACAAGTAAGAAATCTAATCAGGagataaagaaatacaTCCTTTAAataccttttttttcttcctctttggCTCTTATCGTTTGTTGAGCCAGTTAATACCGAGACTAGTTATGGTAGTGTGTGTGGCAAAGGAAATGCCTTTGCACTGCAGCCAGTTCTGCGTTGTGTCATCTGTTTCTCATCAGGCCCCCCCCCCTTACGCAACGCCTCCTCTCCAGGCTGTTTTGTGGTCACAGAAGCAACGAAACAATTCACAAAAATTTCATCGAAGCGTCCGGCACGTACATGTGAGAAAGAATGGGAACGGCTTAACTATGGTTATTTGCCCTCGAACCACCTGAGGCGCGCGAAAATCTCGGTCTACCCACGACGCACGGCACACGACAAACACTAATTTGGAGAATAGTAACTTGCTACGGGTAGACCAGTTTCTTCGCGCGTTTTTGATGGTTTGAGCTTCTTAGTAGCCGCCTGGTCATAATAAATCCGTTCCCGCAACTTCGCACTGGAATTCAGATCCGTAGTGGGTCGACCGTTCTGGAGTGTGCACACCTCAAGTTACTATGGCCAGGTGAAGGGTGGAAGGTGGAAGGGAAGACACGATGGGGGTGGGAGAGAGGGGGGGTAGGGTTCCTGTGGTGGcttctttttgtttatcTTGTTGACAATCATTTCGGGATAAGAAattttgtatataaagCCAGGGTGTTCGTTCTGTTTGGGAGAGTTTGTGGTTTACATTTTGTTGTGTATTAGTAGctttttaaaaaaaaatacaataaaataacaacaaataaataaataatcaATAACAATGTCCGGTAGAGGTAAAGGTGGTAAAGGTTTGGGTAAAGGTGGTGCTAAGCGTCACAGAAAGATTCTTAGAGATAACATTCAAGGTATCACCAAGCCAGCTATCAGAAGATTAGCCAGAAGAGGTGGTGTCAAGCGTATCTCCGGTCTGATCTACGAAGAAGTCAGAGCCGTTCTAAAGTCTTTCTTGGAATCTGTTATCAGAGACGCCGTCACATACACTGAACACGCCAAGAGAAAGACCGTCACTTCTCTAGATGTCGTCTACGCTTTGAAGAGACAAGGTAGAACCTTGTACGGTTTCGGTGGTTAAGCATCGCTGCACTATTTACAAATTTCTTTCACATTCTTCAGTTCAtacattatattattttactttttttttctcccCCCTTATAGAAAGGGttgtatattattatttaatttttaatgagGGATATAGAAGCTTTTGACTTCAatcaattttctttttgctATCTTCAATATAATTTATTGATCTATTGATCTATTGATCTATTGATCTATTGATTTGTTAATCTATTGATTTGTTAATCTGTTAATTATTGATCTATAAATTATTggtttatttattatttcacATACCaatttatgttttggtaGTATACTGGACAGTATGCTACAACGATAGACACACAATATCGACATAAACAAAACTCAAGAACGATACTTTTATATGGAAAATCTATAGACAAAATAGGAGTGTTAACATATACCAAC includes:
- a CDS encoding alpha-mannosyltransferase (CAGL0C04026g~Has domain(s) with predicted transferase activity, transferring glycosyl groups activity and role in protein glycosylation), which encodes MEKLYMKKSLLVYRTKKVLRQHCVTISLCVSLLFIIFTVFGGSSVDDRQGYDLLNLSLEQGSTFASKYSVFKYVSSRIYENEKKPGRLMFLKKLFPFGNNGRDLHERSVLSNWDKASKADQCALLLQGFYLDPKWDNADILTEREEKEDYRNMQLAIERMRTYKYCFMDEDIDILDTFKAAGFSPNEAYVFQKKLFMFLKQTDGSTTEYLYPRIENLRTGVITEEPTTDLSVSEYNAKFIPTWRNMAKGKGIAVSVSPKEIRMLHSLFAVLNQQGNKLPIQIIDKGETLTLADKELIKSYAVKTNQDVSVVDLSPIIDAEYADENIIGMHNKWFAAMFNTFEEVLLLDVDVIPFVGTEKFFQLEPYTSRHILFWRNRDIKKKNPKYCPEAAIFLEPTTEEHQVLKTDLHHKLFTKQVRNPATSEDKALSEFCFQRKSNHVDPGLIVFNKKLRFQTFAITELLHQHDTFRACVGTGADALILGAFAAGETFRLDPRDAGIVGSISYSEADKMNFVCGTQIAHNDDKDNLLWISGGGRTCKNPDLLVEDFAADEEYYEVRYGNYGNAETIYKSKIRIDGYLAPKVSQKEWVVIPDCGNTMRCAFVDSNVKDFSGRSIKYNDETKSRVTNLIDIWYNAE
- a CDS encoding alpha-mannosyltransferase (CAGL0C04048g~Has domain(s) with predicted transferase activity, transferring glycosyl groups activity and role in protein glycosylation) → MNRRTKSLLRRYILAIIVILSLTFVFYSNTLTTVVSTVNVADTQDYTSGLKHASPVSPFSYVNNYLLNSEKTRSSTVKKLLPFLNKPKDGLVDWNSSSKYQKCLLLVKSMYKAHPHWSNRDIMTAYDNESVEDLNLQLAGERIKIYKQCFLDNDIEPIEFFKRLSIPDVDAYDFQKRMFYFFRDITASNTDYFHPAIKNVKSGEVVSKPKTKLTPQEYNANIIGNWRKLSRGKGIVLTVSQSDVPLLRQQFRVWKELGNKLPIQVVHKGTEINAELEQKIKEYAIEMEQDVYVVDLSPVIDPDFAENSIQNFHNKWYAAIFNTFEELILIDADAIPYVPAEDFLKSKSYKKTGLRLWRDRDITHERTLHFCVEMAPYFEPTLEEHNLIGTTLSYRLTDSGLKDAKDSEGRALYEFFQKMYLHHVDSGLVVIDKKDKIHSLIMSEILHSHTRFGRCTYGDKELFMLGAYMVGESYTLEAQSAAIIGTVGYEKEFSRHYICATQMGHSDEDNRLLWSNGGLRTCKFDCAEEDFNKDEEYYKKRYQNVDNLKAVYSSRLNIDGFIIPDTTVNKWLQLSECRQYMYCAHVDDNREKDKGTLVRLTDEEKQKVNRISEFWNSAKI
- the TRP1 gene encoding phosphoribosylanthranilate isomerase TRP1 (CAGL0C04092g~Phosphoribosylanthranilate isomerase involved in tryptophan biosynthesis), translating into MSFDSLLDKNDKLVKVCGIQTVEAAETALQAGADLIGIICVPNRKRTIESAVAREISKLIHKSGTTKLVGVFRNQSVEDVHRLSEEYDLDIIQLHGDESWPEYYNVIKKPIIKRVIFPRDVDVVTQVCQRKPLVCLPLFDSEAGGTGEKLDWSSISSWASEQNNVFYILAGGLTAENVMEAVGLPGVIGVDVSGGVETDGVKDNDKIIKYVQNAKKQ
- the HHT1 gene encoding histone H3 (CAGL0C04114g~Ortholog(s) have role in DNA methylation, global genome nucleotide-excision repair, rRNA transcription, regulation of DNA methylation and regulation of extent of heterochromatin assembly, more), with the protein product MARTKQTARKSTGGKAPRKQLASKAARKSAPSTGGVKKPHRYKPGTVALREIRRFQKSTELLIRKLPFQRLVREIAQDFKTDLRFQSSAIGALQESVEAYLVSLFEDTNLAAIHAKRVTIQKKDIKLARRLRGERS
- a CDS encoding histone H4 (CAGL0C04136g~Ortholog(s) have role in histone H3-K79 methylation, sexual sporulation resulting in formation of a cellular spore, transfer RNA gene-mediated silencing and replication fork protection complex localization), producing the protein MSGRGKGGKGLGKGGAKRHRKILRDNIQGITKPAIRRLARRGGVKRISGLIYEEVRAVLKSFLESVIRDAVTYTEHAKRKTVTSLDVVYALKRQGRTLYGFGG